DNA sequence from the bacterium genome:
GACGGTCTATGGCGACGGCGAGCAAGTGCGCTGTTTCACCTATGTCTCGGATGTCGTCTGGGCGGCTATGCACCTGATGGACGAGCCGCGCGCGGTCGGCGAGGTTTTTAACGTCGGCAACGACAAAGGGATCAGCATCGTCGAACTGGCCCGCAAGATCGTTGCCATGACCGGTTCGAAATCGGAGATCAGCTTTGTGCCGTACTCCAAGGCCTATGAAGAGGGATTTGAGGACATGCGCATCCGCGTGCCCAGCCTGACCAAGATCAAATCCGTCATCGGTTATGAGCCCCGGGTGCAGTTGGACGAGACTTTGCGCCACGTAATTGACCATTTTTTGGCCAATAAAAGCCAGGAATAACGAATTAGGGCGCTGTGCGGGCGGAGGAAGCGTTTCCGGCTTTTTCCCACCGCGCCGGGTGGGTCCTCTTCTGGACAGATGTGGATAACTTGCGCCAAAATGTCCATGAATTAGACAAAACCCAAACTGTAATAATTTTAGACCCTTCGCTGCTGCTGGTTACCCGCGCCTGCAGCCCGGGCGCTGCGCCGGAGGCGGCTCCCCGTGATCACCCGGCCTTAGATTCAAAGATAATATAAATAATAGAATATGATTCAGCAATCCTCCGGCGCGGGGGAGGGGGCCGCAGCAAGCTAAGTCGCAAGTAAAATAATTTCAGCGCCCCGGGGTCGTGAATTTCAGGGCCTTGGCGGGCTGGTTATACACAACTGGGGTGTGAAAAGAATGTGGATAACTTGTGAGTAAGCGGCGGCCGGGCTGCATACCCCTGAGGCCGCTCCCCTATCCCCACCGCGCCTCGCGGCGGTGCCGCAAATAACCGTTGCTTTTCTGCGGTAATTTTTGTAAATATTCGCATCAGGCCAGGCCACGGCCGTACTGCTGCGGCACCCTTTCATCCAGGAGTATATGATCGCTCAGGATCTAATATATCTGCTCATTCTGCTAGGTGGCCTGATACTGCTCCTCGCCGCTTCCGAGTTGCTGCGTCGCAGATTCCACGGTAGCGAGGAGTTTTCGCGCAAATTCATTCATATACTCACCGGAATTTTAGTGGCCCTTTCCCCGTTCTTTCTTAACCACCGCGGACCCATTGTCGCTGTCGCCCTCGTCTTCGCCGTGATCAACTGGATCTCGGTGCAGAAGGGCTGGCTCAAGGGAATGCATGATCTACACCGCCGCACCTACGGAACCGTCTATTATCCCCTCTCCTTCGTCGTCCTGGCGCTGCTGCTCTGGCATAGCCACACCCTCATCCTGATCACCGCCATGCTGCTCCTCTCCATCAGTGATGCCGCCGCTGCCCTGGTGGGGGAGAACCTCTCCCATCCGCATCTCTACCATGTGGGTCCCGACAGGAAGTCGTTGGAGGGTTCGGCGGCGATGTTCTTCACCAGTCTGGCGATCACCGCCGCGGCGCTCGCATTAGGCGGCCGCCCCGCCGGCGAAGTGGCCTGGTTCAGTCTCCTGGCCGCAGCCATCGCCACCGTTTGCGAGGCCCTCTCCTACCAGGGCTCGGATAACCTGACGGTGCCCCTCGGATCCGCACTGGTGTTGCATTACCTGCTGACCCACAGCCAAGCCGACGCCGCCGTCTTTACCCTCGGCGTCTTCATGGCCGCGGTCGTGGCCCTGCTTTCGTACCGGTTCCGGTTCCTCTCGACCAGCGGTGCGACGGCGACCTTTCTGCTCGGCACGGTTGTCTTCGGCATCGGCCGCTGGCCCTTCACCGTGCCGATCCTGACCTTTTTCATC
Encoded proteins:
- a CDS encoding DUF92 domain-containing protein; this encodes MIAQDLIYLLILLGGLILLLAASELLRRRFHGSEEFSRKFIHILTGILVALSPFFLNHRGPIVAVALVFAVINWISVQKGWLKGMHDLHRRTYGTVYYPLSFVVLALLLWHSHTLILITAMLLLSISDAAAALVGENLSHPHLYHVGPDRKSLEGSAAMFFTSLAITAAALALGGRPAGEVAWFSLLAAAIATVCEALSYQGSDNLTVPLGSALVLHYLLTHSQADAAVFTLGVFMAAVVALLSYRFRFLSTSGATATFLLGTVVFGIGRWPFTVPILTFFILSSLLSKLGGERKKRLSGMIEKGGARDAWQVIANGGLGGLLLVCGYIWPHPVWFLLFAASLAAATADTWGTEIGTLSQRDPRSIVSFKPVPAGTSGGISVIGTLGSAMGSLVLAGVSWLAAPHHSPSLLGGREFLLLFGAGLAASLFDSLLGATLQARFRCPVCHKETEKRHHCGGQATDFTGGLRWMNNDRVNMAAAVFAILVVYALY